A single Mesomycoplasma ovipneumoniae DNA region contains:
- a CDS encoding endonuclease/exonuclease/phosphatase family protein, whose translation MKKAILFPLIFAGSAAAIGAGAYFIYNSSTGEQTGKGVIINKSQTSPRKNLSASVDETQKQDQNEQKTPEPEKNPQNGNIQSIRVGFWNVLNYTNKSKNPNSAKTYALANVINSSGSDVVGLAEITTTGDGTDIVKELQILNPSAGWKQITTDKYGKTNQQEKYTFLYKSSLLETINFEGNSNPYLIQDGIKLQKWARPVAAVKFQTKTNIKNDFTLAIGHFDAPGASKNRKEKPDSEAPKQGDQEAGEARDLANVLTKIDEKDGLNNEIIFMGDTNIRAENTEKLFKSTLESYQSLLNKDEKTTLSSEFGKYANSYDKFFYKGDLKTTNAKKYDIFSIFEKNIVDLEKYDKMRKQDKRSMKYKLDDPKDLKRIAGISDHTMVYFDLELSESDKD comes from the coding sequence ATGAAAAAAGCTATTTTATTCCCGCTTATTTTTGCGGGATCGGCAGCAGCTATTGGCGCTGGTGCATATTTTATTTATAATTCATCTACCGGAGAACAAACTGGAAAGGGAGTTATTATAAATAAAAGTCAAACATCGCCTAGGAAAAACTTATCCGCTTCGGTTGATGAGACTCAAAAACAAGATCAAAATGAACAAAAAACTCCAGAACCTGAAAAAAATCCGCAAAACGGTAATATCCAATCAATTCGCGTTGGTTTTTGAAACGTTTTAAATTACACAAATAAATCAAAAAATCCAAATAGTGCAAAAACTTATGCTCTTGCTAATGTTATAAATTCTTCTGGAAGTGATGTTGTTGGTCTTGCCGAAATTACTACAACTGGTGATGGGACTGATATTGTAAAAGAACTTCAAATATTAAACCCTTCCGCTGGTTGAAAACAAATAACTACTGACAAATATGGGAAAACAAACCAACAGGAAAAATACACTTTTTTATATAAGTCTTCGCTTCTTGAAACAATAAATTTTGAAGGAAATTCTAATCCATACTTAATTCAAGATGGTATAAAATTGCAGAAATGAGCCCGACCGGTTGCGGCTGTGAAATTTCAAACTAAAACTAATATCAAAAATGATTTTACTTTAGCAATTGGTCATTTTGATGCCCCAGGTGCAAGTAAAAATCGTAAGGAAAAACCTGATTCTGAAGCTCCTAAACAAGGTGATCAAGAAGCAGGTGAAGCTCGTGATTTAGCTAATGTTTTAACTAAAATTGATGAAAAAGATGGCCTAAATAATGAGATAATCTTCATGGGTGATACAAATATTCGTGCTGAAAACACCGAAAAATTATTTAAGTCAACATTAGAGTCATATCAATCGCTCCTTAATAAAGATGAAAAAACAACTTTATCTTCTGAGTTTGGCAAATATGCAAATTCTTATGACAAATTTTTTTATAAAGGCGATTTAAAAACAACAAATGCAAAAAAATACGACATATTTTCAATTTTTGAGAAAAATATAGTAGATTTAGAAAAATATGACAAAATGCGAAAACAAGATAAAAGATCAATGAAATATAAACTCGATGATCCAAAAGATTTAAAAAGAATTGCAGGAATTTCAGACCATACAATGGTTTATTTTGACCTTGAATTAAGCGAATCTGACAAAGATTAA
- a CDS encoding 5'-3' exonuclease, giving the protein MNKKILLIDGNWLAFKSFFAGYYGNQLVNSKGDMTFAIHIFFNTVFKLIKLVEPNNIYFAFDFGSTTSRHQSYPDYKKGRQKPPDSLFLQINIIKKILSLSGFFWSQDSEFEADDLIASMQKIIRNADPETEIFIFSSDQDLLQLVDEKTTIINKIKNDSINAVNLENFHQNFGINPDQIVDFKVLAGDSSDNIKIIDGLGAKGAIKLLEKYKNVDNILENLDKISAKLSKQIEEKRDKIVFFRDFIRLNYGAKFNFDIFESLNIKICPDLLEILNELELKKVSDALIELSKRKID; this is encoded by the coding sequence ATGAATAAAAAAATTTTGCTAATTGATGGAAATTGACTTGCTTTTAAGTCATTTTTTGCTGGATACTACGGGAATCAGCTAGTTAATTCTAAAGGTGATATGACTTTTGCAATTCATATTTTTTTTAATACTGTTTTTAAATTAATTAAACTTGTTGAGCCAAACAATATTTATTTTGCATTTGATTTTGGCTCAACAACTAGTCGTCACCAAAGCTATCCTGATTACAAAAAAGGTAGACAAAAACCACCTGATTCTTTATTTCTGCAAATAAATATAATCAAAAAAATCCTTAGTTTATCAGGATTTTTTTGATCTCAAGACAGCGAATTTGAGGCTGATGATTTAATTGCATCTATGCAAAAAATAATAAGAAATGCCGATCCTGAAACAGAAATTTTTATTTTTAGTTCAGACCAAGATTTACTACAATTAGTTGATGAAAAAACAACTATTATTAATAAAATTAAAAATGACTCTATTAATGCAGTTAATTTGGAAAATTTTCACCAGAATTTTGGAATTAATCCTGACCAAATTGTTGATTTTAAAGTTTTAGCAGGTGATAGTTCTGATAATATTAAGATAATTGATGGTCTAGGAGCAAAAGGCGCAATAAAATTACTTGAAAAATATAAAAATGTAGATAACATTTTGGAAAATCTTGATAAAATTAGTGCAAAATTGTCAAAACAAATCGAGGAAAAAAGGGACAAAATAGTGTTTTTTAGAGATTTTATTAGATTAAATTATGGTGCCAAATTTAATTTTGATATTTTTGAAAGTTTAAATATCAAAATTTGTCCTGATTTACTAGAAATTTTAAACGAACTTGAGTTAAAAAAAGTTAGTGATGCTCTAATTGAATTATCTAAAAGGAAAATTGATTAA
- the dnaE gene encoding DNA polymerase III subunit alpha, giving the protein MNLINLHTRSEYTFLSSTIKLDSLIDFALKNNLKTLVLTDFNTMFGVPKFYKLCKENGINPVIGLEIEIEKFHFILLAKNYQGYVFLSKISTKKTKNEDIFLGNLLNQDNIIIIDHPRKGFYWQKKVQLSTFLGQNNLKNYYIVENNPKISNAIYVQERNVLHASEKIYLEALYKIKGEIFDPGQKLYDFDDWEVEIEPEIIKRTNTLVKNIKIEFPKFGINLPNLDKTGQSDPDIILKNVLIEAINKKRTELENYNYSSRLKYEYKIISELKFSNYFLIIWDLLKWARENNILIGPGRGSASGSLIAYLLDITAVNPLKYNLIFERFLNPKRISMPDIDIDIQDTRRNEVIDYLFQKYGLQHCATIITFSTLAAKSIFRDISKGFGIPEVQINKNAKLISPNTTLAQLYQNTKSGFYKLIQKGDNFQGQDNSAIYKKIYEISVFLEGMPRQSSTHAAGIVFSKTPISQLVPLHYSKENLNQIQYSAEFIEDFSLLKIDLLGLKNLTIVANILAEINKKGHNLQFNELPIYDKSANKLLSEGKTSGIFQLESPGMTESIIKIGVNSINDVVAVISLYRPGPIKQIPTYAQNKKSRNWPKYFPEYDKILESTFGVIIYQEQIMEICQVVAGFDLAQADIIRVAISKKDESKLEQIKKHFLEGGAKLGRDPKLVAEIYDKIYEFADYGFNKAHAVAYANLAYKMAYLKAKFPLYFFAELISNENGAQANIKKYVQEAKNFGIQILQPNINFSSHKATYFEQNKTIYLPLLMIKGLGAIAIKSIIDEREKNGKYKSFLDFIRRMKIINFSKVAIEKLIFANSLKEFANQETLAHNLDLLWNHATLVLTDKDGNLVALENNSETESNLLEKLPYNEDENYNNEIKYLGMSFIEKKQTSVTNQTPLKDLRPNNEYLLYLELKNVEKRDVNNGYILYYLTLTDGEMKIGVYSKNSYYYSLELGKTYKFKLLLRNDGKYSIKK; this is encoded by the coding sequence ATGAATCTAATAAATTTACACACAAGAAGCGAATATACATTTTTATCATCAACAATCAAATTAGACTCACTAATTGATTTTGCGCTCAAAAATAATCTAAAAACATTGGTGCTAACTGATTTTAACACAATGTTTGGGGTTCCAAAGTTTTACAAATTATGTAAGGAAAACGGGATTAATCCTGTAATTGGACTTGAAATTGAAATTGAAAAATTTCATTTTATTTTGCTCGCAAAAAACTATCAAGGCTATGTTTTTTTGTCCAAAATCTCGACCAAAAAAACAAAAAATGAGGACATTTTTCTTGGCAACTTACTAAATCAAGACAATATAATTATTATTGACCACCCCAGAAAAGGTTTTTACTGGCAAAAAAAGGTGCAATTATCAACTTTTTTAGGACAGAATAATTTAAAAAACTACTATATTGTCGAAAATAATCCTAAAATTAGCAATGCAATTTATGTCCAAGAACGAAATGTGCTTCATGCATCAGAGAAAATTTATTTAGAAGCGCTTTACAAAATCAAAGGCGAAATTTTTGACCCTGGCCAAAAATTGTACGATTTTGATGACTGAGAAGTTGAAATTGAGCCTGAAATTATCAAGAGAACAAACACTCTTGTTAAAAATATTAAAATTGAATTTCCTAAATTTGGCATTAATTTGCCAAATTTAGACAAAACAGGCCAAAGCGACCCTGATATTATTTTAAAAAATGTTCTAATTGAAGCAATAAACAAAAAAAGAACTGAACTTGAAAATTACAACTACTCCTCAAGGTTAAAATATGAATATAAAATAATTTCTGAACTAAAATTCAGTAACTATTTTTTAATAATTTGGGATTTACTTAAATGAGCAAGAGAAAATAATATTCTAATTGGCCCAGGTCGAGGTTCGGCTTCTGGATCACTTATTGCTTATTTATTAGATATTACCGCCGTTAATCCTTTAAAATATAACCTAATTTTTGAAAGGTTTTTAAATCCCAAACGAATATCAATGCCTGATATTGATATTGATATTCAAGATACGCGTCGAAATGAGGTAATTGATTATCTTTTTCAAAAATACGGTCTGCAGCATTGCGCGACAATTATCACTTTTTCGACACTTGCGGCAAAAAGTATTTTTCGCGATATTTCAAAAGGTTTTGGTATTCCTGAGGTTCAAATTAATAAAAACGCTAAATTAATTAGCCCAAATACGACACTAGCTCAACTTTATCAAAATACTAAGTCCGGATTTTACAAACTAATTCAAAAAGGCGACAATTTTCAAGGCCAAGACAACAGTGCAATTTACAAAAAAATCTATGAAATCAGCGTCTTTTTGGAAGGAATGCCCCGTCAGTCCTCAACTCATGCAGCTGGAATTGTCTTTTCAAAAACACCAATTTCTCAGCTAGTTCCGCTTCATTATTCAAAGGAAAATCTCAACCAGATTCAGTATTCTGCTGAATTTATTGAAGATTTTTCACTTTTGAAAATCGACCTTTTAGGTCTAAAAAATTTAACTATTGTGGCAAATATTCTTGCCGAAATTAATAAAAAAGGTCACAATTTACAATTTAATGAACTTCCGATCTATGATAAAAGTGCAAATAAGCTTTTATCTGAAGGAAAAACAAGCGGGATTTTCCAACTTGAGTCGCCTGGAATGACAGAAAGTATTATAAAAATCGGTGTAAATTCAATTAATGATGTTGTTGCGGTAATTTCGCTTTATCGACCTGGACCAATCAAGCAAATTCCAACCTATGCGCAAAACAAAAAAAGTAGAAATTGACCTAAATATTTTCCTGAATATGACAAAATTCTTGAGTCAACTTTTGGAGTTATTATTTACCAGGAGCAAATTATGGAAATTTGCCAAGTTGTTGCAGGTTTTGATTTGGCTCAGGCAGATATAATTCGTGTTGCTATTTCCAAAAAAGATGAATCAAAACTGGAACAAATTAAGAAACATTTCCTTGAAGGAGGTGCTAAATTAGGGCGTGATCCTAAATTAGTTGCTGAAATCTATGATAAAATTTATGAATTTGCTGACTATGGTTTTAATAAAGCCCACGCGGTTGCTTATGCAAATTTAGCCTATAAAATGGCTTATTTAAAAGCTAAATTTCCCCTTTATTTTTTTGCCGAGCTTATTTCAAATGAAAACGGGGCTCAGGCAAATATTAAAAAATATGTCCAAGAAGCAAAAAATTTTGGCATTCAGATTTTACAGCCAAATATTAACTTTTCATCCCACAAGGCGACTTATTTTGAACAAAATAAAACTATTTATCTCCCACTTTTAATGATAAAAGGTCTTGGAGCAATCGCAATTAAATCAATTATTGACGAACGTGAAAAAAATGGAAAATATAAGTCCTTCCTTGATTTTATAAGACGGATGAAAATAATTAATTTTTCAAAAGTTGCAATTGAAAAATTAATTTTTGCAAATTCACTAAAAGAATTTGCAAATCAAGAAACTTTAGCTCATAATTTAGATTTACTTTGAAATCATGCTACTTTAGTCTTAACTGACAAAGACGGAAATTTGGTTGCCCTTGAAAATAATAGCGAAACTGAATCAAATTTGCTTGAAAAACTACCTTATAATGAAGATGAAAACTACAATAATGAAATAAAATATCTCGGAATGTCTTTTATTGAAAAAAAACAGACATCGGTTACAAATCAAACTCCACTTAAAGATTTAAGACCTAATAATGAATATTTATTATATCTTGAGTTAAAAAATGTAGAAAAACGTGATGTAAATAATGGCTATATACTTTATTATCTAACTCTAACAGATGGAGAAATGAAAATCGGTGTCTATTCAAAAAATTCGTATTATTATTCACTTGAATTAGGAAAAACCTATAAATTTAAATTACTTCTAAGAAATGATGGAAAATATTCAATAAAAAAATAA
- a CDS encoding ribosome-binding factor A, producing MSVSHEKRQTYYYQLISKIIESNFSERMPIAVNWVRLSGDNSHLFVYLEFEYDEDKFLGEIIKAEKFIRLKFGNLLDGFKVPELHFKLDPVAKRVDEMDKIFARIKSQDENNDKN from the coding sequence ATGTCTGTTAGTCATGAAAAACGGCAAACTTATTATTACCAGTTGATCTCAAAAATTATTGAGTCAAATTTTTCTGAAAGAATGCCAATTGCTGTAAATTGAGTTCGACTTTCCGGTGATAATTCTCATCTTTTTGTCTATTTAGAGTTTGAATATGATGAAGATAAGTTTCTAGGCGAAATTATTAAAGCCGAAAAATTTATCCGTCTCAAATTTGGAAACCTTCTTGACGGATTTAAGGTTCCAGAATTACACTTCAAACTCGATCCGGTTGCAAAACGTGTCGACGAAATGGACAAAATTTTTGCCAGAATTAAATCTCAAGATGAAAATAACGACAAAAACTAA
- the infB gene encoding translation initiation factor IF-2, translating to MKKPQKRISNVGEIKAQLKTVETKVHNGVFLFSGIMTISELSEKINVSVNEIITYFFKQAKMYNLNHSLSEDEIAEVCLEFGLDFKKEVQIDASNFMEEVSIKDESDHLSHRPPIITVMGHVDHGKTTLLDFIRKTNVAKNERGGITQHTGAYQVTFEDHIINFIDTPGHEAFTQMRARGAKVTDIIVLVVAADDGVMPQTKEAISHATAANVPIIVFVNKMDKPNKDVDRIKNELSALNIVTEEWGGNNIFVYGSALTGQGIDELFRSILLVAEILELKANKNRYPIGTVIEAKLHHNKGTIATLMVQNGTLMVRDFIVAGCQYGRIRSLEDTNGKPIKFAPPGTPVIVTGLNYVPEAGDKFFGFHEEKFAKQLALERRQSEKLSKTKAQTTQQTKEKTLNIIIKADVTGIAQALHSTIEQLASKHVHIHILHSGVGIINKADILLAQTSNSTIYTFNLQVPPAIKAQAKQAQVEIREHTIIYKIVDEIKKQVRSMREIKYELQQIGTAKIIAKFWFSKVGSIAGCSVVSGKFVENCKIELWRNSKLIHSGKIESLQRDKNPVKEVTIGNEFGTHIYKFDDIEIGDELRSFIEVEIDN from the coding sequence ATGAAAAAACCGCAAAAAAGAATCTCAAATGTAGGCGAAATTAAGGCTCAACTAAAAACTGTTGAAACTAAAGTTCACAACGGAGTTTTCCTCTTTTCGGGAATAATGACAATTAGCGAACTTTCAGAAAAAATTAATGTCTCTGTTAATGAAATTATTACTTATTTTTTCAAACAAGCAAAAATGTATAATTTAAATCACAGTCTTTCTGAAGATGAAATTGCCGAAGTTTGTCTTGAATTTGGACTTGATTTTAAAAAAGAAGTCCAAATTGACGCATCAAATTTCATGGAAGAAGTAAGTATTAAAGACGAATCTGATCATCTCAGCCACCGCCCACCAATTATTACGGTTATGGGTCATGTCGATCACGGGAAAACAACACTTCTTGATTTTATTAGAAAAACTAATGTCGCAAAAAATGAGCGTGGCGGAATCACTCAACACACCGGTGCTTATCAAGTTACTTTTGAAGACCATATTATCAATTTTATTGACACTCCAGGTCATGAAGCCTTTACCCAAATGCGGGCTCGGGGGGCAAAAGTTACCGATATTATCGTCCTTGTTGTTGCCGCTGATGATGGGGTTATGCCTCAAACTAAAGAAGCTATCAGTCATGCTACTGCCGCAAATGTGCCTATTATTGTTTTTGTTAACAAAATGGACAAACCTAATAAAGACGTTGATCGAATCAAAAATGAACTTTCAGCATTAAATATTGTCACCGAAGAATGAGGAGGAAACAATATTTTTGTCTACGGTTCGGCTCTAACTGGTCAAGGAATTGATGAACTTTTTCGGTCTATTTTGCTAGTTGCTGAAATTCTTGAACTAAAAGCAAACAAAAATCGCTACCCAATTGGAACCGTTATTGAAGCAAAACTTCACCATAATAAAGGGACAATTGCAACTCTAATGGTGCAAAATGGAACTTTGATGGTTCGAGATTTCATTGTTGCTGGTTGTCAATACGGTCGAATTCGTTCACTTGAAGACACAAACGGTAAGCCAATTAAATTCGCGCCTCCGGGAACCCCAGTTATTGTCACAGGTCTGAATTATGTTCCTGAAGCTGGTGATAAATTTTTTGGTTTCCACGAGGAAAAATTTGCCAAACAACTTGCATTAGAAAGAAGACAATCAGAAAAACTTTCAAAAACAAAAGCTCAAACTACACAACAAACAAAAGAAAAAACCTTAAATATTATAATCAAAGCTGACGTGACTGGAATTGCTCAGGCTTTGCACTCAACAATTGAACAACTTGCCTCAAAACATGTTCATATTCACATTTTGCACTCAGGAGTTGGGATTATTAACAAAGCCGATATTTTGCTGGCCCAAACTTCAAATTCAACTATTTACACTTTTAATCTCCAAGTTCCACCAGCAATAAAAGCGCAAGCTAAACAAGCACAAGTTGAAATTCGCGAGCACACTATTATTTATAAAATAGTTGATGAAATTAAAAAACAAGTTCGAAGTATGCGTGAAATCAAATATGAGCTTCAACAAATTGGAACTGCCAAAATTATTGCTAAATTTTGGTTCTCTAAAGTCGGTTCAATTGCTGGATGTAGCGTTGTTAGCGGAAAATTTGTAGAAAATTGCAAAATTGAATTATGAAGAAATTCAAAATTAATTCACTCAGGGAAAATTGAATCACTTCAGCGTGATAAAAATCCTGTAAAAGAAGTAACAATTGGAAATGAATTTGGAACACACATCTACAAATTTGATGACATCGAAATCGGTGATGAACTTAGATCTTTTATTGAAGTTGAAATTGATAACTAA
- a CDS encoding YlxR family protein, with translation MKNHTRKCIVDQKVYPINNLIRFTYINQKLIIDKHFDKKIGGRGAYIFNDYEKIQYAIKRKLFNRTFKTNISAFAYQNLAIEVENLWKNRKKESQM, from the coding sequence ATGAAAAATCACACAAGAAAATGTATAGTTGATCAAAAAGTTTATCCTATAAATAATTTAATTAGGTTCACTTATATTAATCAAAAATTAATTATTGATAAACATTTTGATAAAAAAATTGGTGGCAGGGGCGCTTACATTTTCAATGATTATGAAAAAATTCAATATGCGATTAAAAGAAAACTTTTTAATCGCACTTTTAAAACAAATATTTCCGCTTTTGCTTACCAAAATTTAGCAATCGAGGTAGAAAACTTATGAAAAAACCGCAAAAAAGAATCTCAAATGTAG
- the nusA gene encoding transcription termination/antitermination protein NusA translates to MNRKREKVTKINPKDNAKLIVQSIKEVAKNSELSLDRVVDIFQEAIEFVISRKIDPDAHILIEANLEDSNFKVFNTNGIVVEDTYFDELTNEEKINESISFILVSDAKKVNENARVDDIFSIELDLTAFEQWLFTAIMHTFKQKISEIVRNNVFNKYSLLKNQVVSATITNKISAGYIFEIDDDKVSAFMPSHYATGNNLKIGSRHEVVIENVTKNTKQSQVVVSSKSVQLVKKKIIDAIPELQSKYLEIASIARIPGEKCKVAIRKTDDAEASDISEIGSVVGETGSRIFAISQELDGEKIEVIKYDDNIIQFIVNAMSPSKVICVKEFKISHKLRRFTVVVPDFQHSLAIGKNGSNVKLTADLTRSQLQILPYSAVLKDNNFQIEWNGNVKDHQELIDLKNEYMQRQQSRAYQNQNKWNSYSRPSNSFDSILQQFESDILELEKPYGVENEFIPRSKLKSAKTQPEVAKPASPVKQSATKNRPSGKVVNKKENNPNYSNYQSDSEEKSYSFSNVSQKKFFDADSLFDSALNEAISENELIDKQHLEEGKKQEQKTPKVQVSHRTEEDNESYIQNEKQIKNFKSDDDLVKYTGVDDIDIDDFDF, encoded by the coding sequence ATGAATAGAAAAAGAGAAAAAGTTACTAAAATTAACCCAAAAGACAACGCAAAATTAATTGTTCAATCAATTAAGGAGGTTGCTAAAAACAGCGAATTATCGCTAGATAGAGTTGTTGACATTTTCCAAGAAGCTATTGAATTTGTTATATCACGAAAAATTGACCCTGACGCGCATATTTTAATTGAAGCTAATTTGGAAGATTCAAATTTTAAAGTTTTTAATACAAACGGAATTGTTGTTGAAGATACTTATTTTGATGAGCTGACAAATGAAGAAAAAATTAATGAATCTATTTCATTTATTTTAGTTTCTGATGCGAAAAAGGTTAACGAAAATGCCCGTGTTGATGACATTTTTTCAATTGAACTTGACCTTACAGCTTTTGAACAATGACTCTTTACAGCAATTATGCACACTTTTAAACAAAAAATTTCTGAAATTGTCCGTAATAATGTTTTTAATAAATATTCATTATTAAAAAATCAAGTTGTCTCTGCGACAATCACAAACAAAATTTCAGCTGGTTACATTTTTGAAATTGACGATGACAAAGTTTCTGCTTTTATGCCAAGTCATTATGCAACTGGAAATAATTTAAAAATTGGTTCACGTCATGAAGTTGTTATTGAAAATGTAACTAAAAATACAAAACAGTCACAAGTTGTCGTTTCATCAAAATCAGTTCAACTTGTTAAGAAAAAAATAATTGATGCAATTCCTGAATTACAGTCTAAATATCTTGAAATAGCTTCAATAGCACGAATTCCTGGTGAAAAATGTAAGGTTGCAATCCGAAAAACTGATGATGCCGAAGCAAGTGATATTTCCGAAATTGGCTCAGTTGTTGGCGAGACTGGTTCAAGAATTTTTGCAATTAGTCAAGAACTTGATGGCGAAAAAATTGAAGTTATTAAATATGATGACAATATAATTCAATTTATTGTAAATGCAATGTCACCTTCAAAAGTTATTTGCGTAAAAGAGTTCAAAATAAGTCATAAATTACGGCGTTTTACTGTGGTTGTGCCTGATTTTCAACATAGCCTTGCTATTGGAAAAAACGGTTCAAATGTAAAATTAACAGCCGATTTAACTCGTAGTCAACTTCAAATTTTGCCTTATTCTGCAGTTCTAAAAGACAATAATTTCCAAATTGAGTGAAACGGAAATGTTAAAGATCATCAAGAACTAATTGATCTCAAAAACGAATATATGCAACGTCAGCAAAGTCGCGCTTATCAAAATCAAAATAAGTGAAATTCATATAGTCGACCTAGCAATAGTTTTGACTCAATTTTGCAGCAATTTGAATCAGATATTCTCGAACTTGAAAAACCTTATGGGGTTGAGAATGAATTTATCCCTAGAAGTAAGCTAAAATCTGCTAAAACTCAGCCAGAAGTTGCTAAACCCGCTAGTCCTGTAAAACAATCAGCAACTAAAAATCGACCTTCAGGTAAAGTCGTTAATAAAAAAGAAAATAATCCAAATTACTCAAATTATCAATCGGATTCAGAAGAAAAATCATACTCTTTTTCAAATGTAAGTCAAAAAAAATTTTTTGATGCCGATTCTTTGTTTGACTCAGCCCTTAACGAAGCAATTAGCGAAAATGAATTAATCGACAAACAACATTTAGAAGAAGGCAAAAAACAAGAGCAAAAAACTCCAAAAGTACAAGTCAGTCATCGAACCGAAGAAGACAATGAATCATATATCCAAAATGAAAAACAGATTAAAAATTTCAAATCAGATGATGATCTTGTAAAATACACCGGTGTTGATGATATTGATATTGACGATTTTGACTTTTAA